In Raphanus sativus cultivar WK10039 unplaced genomic scaffold, ASM80110v3 Scaffold0958, whole genome shotgun sequence, the genomic window AACAAAGTGAAAAGTCAAGAgagaaaatacatttttaccGGTGGAGATTGTTTTTTGATAACAAAGTATTCGATATGAAGATCAAAgaacaaattatttattagagAAACTTCAATTCCTCGTAtttgtttactttttatttattataatttatgaggTTCtgatgtgttaaaaaaaagatttatgaGGTTTTGTTACCTCACTCATTCCTCTAGTTTGATTTTTAAGACCATTTCATAGTCCCCATATCAATAAAAATGTTCTAAGAAAGAGAAATACTCTAATTTCCAAGTCATATATGACCGGCTCCAGAGTAATACATATAATACAACATCTTGCAACAGTTTTGTATATATCAAGACAATTACCtggaaaaaaaatctcaaaccaGAGTAAATTATGATCTTCCTCACGAAACATAATAAAACCATATTGTAATGGATTTAATCAAATACTCTCTAAAAAGCCATtaataataaagttaaaaaagagagccattaataacaaatatacaCTGTTCAAAAACGATAACTAATATATACGCCGTCCTCTTCTATAAATACACACACGCACACTCGTTATATACAGCACAAACGTTCAGCTACATGCACAAAACCCACAAACATGATTAAGCTCATCCTTATCCTTGTTGCAGAAATTTCCCTCCTCACTTCCATTGCTTCGGCTGGCGACTTCGCAAGAACCATGAACAAAAAACTCATCGACCTCCAAAAACATGAGACACTCACCCATCTCCGGCTCTATTGGCACGACTCTATAGGCGGTCAAAAGCCTAGTTCCGTCATGATCCAACAGCCTATCTCGAACTCCTCCTCCTTATTCGGATCCATCTCCGTGATGGACGATGCGTTGACAACGGATGTGATGAAGAACTCGACTGTGGTTGGCCAGGCCCAAGGGATTTATGCTGGAGCGGCCCAAGGAGAGATAGGTTTCTTGATGGTGATGAACTTTGCTTTCACGACCGGGAAGTATAACGGTAGTACGATCACGATTCTTGGTGGGAACGCTATGCTGGAAAAGGCTAGGGAAATGCCGGTGGTTGGAGGAAGCGGGATGTTCCGGTTTGCTAGAGGTTATGTCGAGGCTCGGACCAAGTTTTATGATCCCAAGTCCGGCGTAGCCATTGTTGAGTATAACTGTTATGTCTTGCATTACTAATCATAACTATGTATTTGTTTGTTCTGTAATGTTGTTAAGTAACATTTGCATTTGACGAATGTTAGtgtctgttttcttttttgttgttgtatgtCATGTCGTTTACCGTGGTGTGATCGTTGTA contains:
- the LOC130503448 gene encoding dirigent protein 22-like is translated as MIKLILILVAEISLLTSIASAGDFARTMNKKLIDLQKHETLTHLRLYWHDSIGGQKPSSVMIQQPISNSSSLFGSISVMDDALTTDVMKNSTVVGQAQGIYAGAAQGEIGFLMVMNFAFTTGKYNGSTITILGGNAMLEKAREMPVVGGSGMFRFARGYVEARTKFYDPKSGVAIVEYNCYVLHY